From Treponema sp. OMZ 787:
TGAACATTCTGCAATTGAAGATAGATACTATGGTATTGGAAATTTAAATGGAGTGTTGATAGTACTTGTGTTTTTTACGGAAAGAGAGCAGCGTATCCGATTAATATCGGTACGGCAAGCAGATCATGATTTAAGGGAGGCATATTATGATTATTTCAAAAAAATTAACGGCTGAAAGGTTGGAGGAGATAAAAAATCATCCCATATCCTATGATGATGACAGCCCGAAATTGACACAAGAACAAATTTCGCGGTTAAAGCCTTTTCATGAGGCATATTGGACTGTAACACCTGTAAAAAAAACAATTTCTATAAAAATTGACGCCGATATACTTGCTGCCCTCCAATCACTAGGACGAGGTTATCAAACGAGGATAAATGCTATTTTAAGAGAAGCTGTCATGAATGGTAAATTAGGATGAGCTTTTCACTTTTCTAATACGAAATCTTCTGTATAATGCTATCTTTTTGGCGCCAGTTTTTATTTACTCGGACTTGAAGATCCAGTTGAACCTTATAAGGAAAGATTTTGCGCATTTCGGCCATGGATTTTATTCTTATGCTTTTAATGACGGCGGCTCCCTTGCCTATGAGCATGGCTTTCTGGCTTTCTTTTTCGACATAGAGGAAGGCCCGCACCCAAAGTTCTTTGCCGTTTTTACGCATTTCTGCATCTTCTACCCCTGCATAGAGGGCGTGGG
This genomic window contains:
- a CDS encoding BrnT family toxin; this encodes MGKTIISQDNRFEWDEEKNISNIQKHGIAFEEILEVFDDPAFLTGFYFEHSAIEDRYYGIGNLNGVLIVLVFFTEREQRIRLISVRQADHDLREAYYDYFKKING
- a CDS encoding BrnA antitoxin family protein, with translation MIISKKLTAERLEEIKNHPISYDDDSPKLTQEQISRLKPFHEAYWTVTPVKKTISIKIDADILAALQSLGRGYQTRINAILREAVMNGKLG